Below is a genomic region from Raphanus sativus cultivar WK10039 chromosome 4, ASM80110v3, whole genome shotgun sequence.
ttcttattTGACATCTCCCGGTACAAGGAGCATCCCACAGTTCTCTTCTCTCTATACCAGGCTGACATCATTCAGATTGATGAGGAAGGGTGGTACTCAATCACGCCTGAAGTAATTGCCAAAAATCAAGCAGAAAAATGCAATGGACAATTGGTTATAGACGCATTCTCAGGTTGTGGTGGGAATAGCATACAATTTGCACTAGTGTAAGACCTTTTCCTTTCTATAgcttttaattttgatttttgaaatgttttgcTGAAACGTTTTTTGCTTTAGCTGTCCATGTGTGATAGCCATAGATATCGACATGAAGAAGATCGAGATGGGACAGAACAATGCAGAGGTTTATAGGGTAGCTGATAAAATTGAATACGTATGTGACAGCTTCTTTCGTTTGGCTCCAACACTTAAGGTAGTATACTTTCTCTTCGCTTAGCTCCACCCCACTATAACATCCTATTgtctaatttttatataaatatttgtaggAGATATTCTCTTTCTATCTCCTCCATGGGGAGGACCCGGATATGAAAGGAGTGGGGATTTCAAACTTAACATGATCAAACCCGTAGAAGGGCGCTTACTGTTTGAGACTGCGCTAACCATCACGAAGAAGATCATCATGTATTTACCTAAAAATACTGATCGAAATGAGTTGGAAGAACTCACTTATCTTACCTCGCCTCCTCTAGATATCGTGGTAAGTCATTGTCAATACGACTACAAGATTATTTCTGTCTTCACTGTTTCATGACGAGTTAACTTTTGATGTTGTCATGTTAGATTCAAGAAAACAAGATTGGAAGCAGAATCAAAGCGATAACAGTGTACTACAGTGAAATAGTATGTGTCTTAGCAAATTTTTATATCTTGTACAATTTCTCAATGACTGGTTATCTGTTCACTAAGAGGAATTGTAGGTTTGTTACTGTTCTGTTAACTCTTGATGGTTTTGGTGATTCAGATTGAAGATAACACTCCTGGAGGAAAAGGCAAAACGAGTTATTTCAGGCAAAAAGTATATGTCTTGTGCAAATTTTTATCACTCTTGATGGTTTGTTACTCTTTCATCTTTCCTAATAACATACTCAATGGTGCAGATAGATGAGGCCGATTTGCGAGAGGGGGCAAAGTATAAGCCACCTCAAAGAAGACGTTAGGGATGTGAGAGAAGAGAGGGCAATAGGTTGGTGCTTTGGTGCGTGGAAAATGTCTGTTTCTGTGGGCATTAGTTTGGGGCTAGTGGATGGTTGATTGTGAGAACATTGTTGCATGTTGAGAACATTGTTGCATGTTGCATTTCGTTACCAAAAACATCctttaccaaaaacaaaaagttctATGAGACTAGTAGATGTAGGGTTTTAGTAATAAAACCTCAGCTAATTTTGAATCGTATAAAAATCAATTAACTATTTCATCCATTCcataaaatagtattttcaacttttaaaaatacttaCAATAATTATATGATACCAAGAATCATTTCTTTGTAGTAttgtaatttcaaaattaatgttttatttcATAACTATTGTTTAATTAATACTGATGAAATAGGTAAGCAAACAATGTTTatcaattaataaatttatatatttaaaaataaataaaatttaagcaTAGcttttttatagaataaaataaatatcgtaACTAAAGTTGAAAAAAATTGACTGAATAGAGAAATGCAgcattttttattaaagaaaactGTGATTCATTTTGTCTTCATCCAAAAAGTTGTGTTTTAATTTAacagaaaatgaaatattaaaaaaagtatATGTTAATAATTgaagtattttttaattttaaaaataaataaaaatttaagcaTAGcttttttatagaataaaataaatatcgtaACTAAAGTTGAAAAAAATTGACTGAATAGAGAAATGCAgcattttttattaaagaaaactGTGATTCATTTTGTCTTCATCCAAAAAGTTGTGTTTTAATTTAacagaaaatgaaatattaaaaaaagtatATGTTAAAGCAATAATTgaagtattttgtaatttaaaattagttgaaaagttttatcatttatatcctataaaataataaaacagtACAGTAATTCATTTCTTTTGAAAGGAAAACTATTAAACGAACATTTATGAAATGTTAGCTTAAAACAAAGAAGCTATTAGCCGTTGCGGGATGAGGTGCACCGTTGTGAGAACCGTCTCCTCTTCCCCACCACTGGCTCCTACCATCAAGAGGATGATGATGTCCATAGTTTTCTTCTACTTCAGGTTGGGGCTGGCGAAGAATGCTGTCTCTGAAGAACTGACCCGACGTGCTTGCTTCCATATCTCCACCACGGACTCCCAAGTTAGGAGGCCAACAGTCCGCAGCGTTTGGAGTTGGAGTAAACAAGAGTTCGTTCTCTCTCTCCACCGGGCGGTGATGATCAGTTCTGTTGTGAGGCTGAGAAGTGTAGTACCAGTCAAGAAGGTAAGGGTGGTTCCTCTGGTCTGAATCAATCAGCCACATGGAATCAGCGTGACTGCGTGGATTCCTTGGAACGTCTCTGTATAAAACGCTGTTACTATTATCTATATGACCACCAGCACGAAAGATCGGAGCTTCTCGCCACGCCCCCCTGCTAGGAGAAGAGTATGTGTGTCTTGTGTTTATCTCTTGAAGCTTTCGGTCCCGGAAAGTTCTGAGATTGGATAGAAACTGCTTCCCTAGAGAATCTGATTCCCAAGATGGATAACTACTctggaaactgcaaaaaaaaaaacacttcatTGTTTATATATAGAGAGGACATAACACTGAACACttagaaaatcaaaaataatgGTTCAAACCTCAAGAATGATTTCTCCATTTTCCCCTGAGAGCTTCTCTTGTCACGAGACACATTACACGGTGAACCATACTTAGCGTTACCATGGTTCTCGAAGTCAAAAGCACTAAAGCTGCAACAGGAATACCCCAAAAAAGATcttaaaaagtgttttttttttttgcgagaAAAGATCAAAAACAATTCTTTAGAAGAACCAAACCTGCATACGTTGCCTACACCTTCAATATCAACTGTGAAATCTCTTATGAATTGCAGTATATCATCAACCTGCTGCAAAGGTGAACTCAAAATGTGTTAAAACTTCTTAATACTGATGTGGGATCTCTATACAGTGTATACACACTAGCGCAAATGACGAGATGTTTATACCTTTGGCACAACAAACATCAGCAAAAACGGTGTGATGAAAATGGAAGCTATCTCCTCCAGCAACATCATTCCTGTATACTGCAGTGAATGAACTTCTATTAAGAACCATTTATCCATTAAGTAAGTAACAAGAACATTGTGTAGCTTGGTGCCTGAAACAGGGTTTCTAACTCCAAACGGACATCATCTTTGTTCTCCTTACCACGCCACCTCTTAGGCATATAGTGAGTGTGTTGCGCCACCGCAGCCATAGTTCCCACCGGATCGAGGACCAGAAGCTCATCCGAGACAGCAGCCCGGCTAATGGCTGTAATGGTTCTGAACACAGCAGCATACCAGAACAGATTGCGACCGAACATCTACACAAGTAGTtgccacacacacacaaacaaattCAACAATGTATCTATACTAAACGCTTTTCTTTTGTGTCGTTAaggatttttttcttcttacatGGCCCTCTACAAGTGATTCTTCGAGAAACCCAATGATGATTAACACAGCCGCAAAGCCGCCAGACACAAACGAGACGAACTTTGCAACGATGGAGATGATAGGCGAGGGGAACTGGTTCAGATACTGGGACGCGTGTTCCGCGCTGCTGTTAATCCTATGCTTGAATAAATGATCAACCTGTttgcagaaacaaaaaaaaaaaaacagattagaGAAGAAGGCAACAACAACACTGAAGCAGTTTTGTGAAGTTAACTTACCTCATTGAACTCCCTGAAGAGCCATCTAGACAAATTGGACCATCTTCTAGAAGACGCAAGTGCTCGGATGATTGTAGAACTGTTCAGCATGACTTAGGAATAGATACACCAACACGAAGATGACAAGGAACGGTGACAGCAGAAGCATAGCAAGCCCAACCACAAACAGCCGCTTCTTGAGCGTTTCAGGGTTTGATACAAAGTCCCTTCTAACACGAAAATTGCTGCAGAATCAAAACGTCTGAATTAGAAAAACGACAATACTCAGCATGTGGAAGGATTGTAACTTTCAGATTAGATCAAAGATTAGCATATACCAGTCGAACATGCTCTGCAATATGCACCAGTTAAGAGTCCACTCAAGGGTCATTGTCAACACGAGGTGAAAGATGACTAAAGGACCTTTGTTGAGTATACCAATCAAGTAGTTTTCTTTCCGCATAAGTCGCATAACATTATCATGAGCTGAAAGATCCTTAACCACACAAAGACGCTGCGAGCTTTGCAGCTGAACAACCTTTTCAAGTGGGCCAAttgcttttaaaaatatatgaaatcaGTAATCAGTCGGGATTGAGATAAGAACAGAACGAAGATATATGAAAGTGTAAACATAAAAGCTcaaagaaaaagagaataataaaGCTACTGAAATAAACTCTGATCAAAACCTCAGTTTGTTTTAGTTCGAATTGGTTATTTTGGTTTGTAAATAATGCCGAGacgtattattttattttgattattattgATTAACTAAACATGCAAAATACATCAAATAAcaaattactttattttttattattttatttatgtttatttaaaagtttaagttgattataaaatatatgaacatATGTATTAAATTCCATAAAACAAAGTATTATAAATCAACCTAATACATATTAAATTCACAATGattactttattaaaattattttctaaaaatatataatattgtattatAATATGAgttagttaataaaataatataaatatatatttcaatttttattaaaaaaatacttttcacaaatctaaaatatgaatatattaacatctcaaattaatgtttttgatttagttcccaaatttaaaaatgaaatctaAACTTATACACAGGTAATAAAAGTAAAAACGAAATTTctcataaattattttcataaattttttgaatatttaaactAAGAAATTCTATATAGAATAGTGAAATGAAATTAACACGTTGTGCTGACATCATTAATCACACTTGGTGACGTAAACATGAGCGAGAAGAATGTGaagaaaatcaataataataataaattaaataatagtaGGAGAAAAAGGAATCAAAGAGACGACCAAGTCAAGGCTCAAAGGGGGGGGGTTACCTTTTCCTCTAAacaatcttaattttttttcttcttcttgttacgTTGTTGAGAAAAAGGAGACGAAGCGAAGCGGAAGCGATCAATCTCTCTACTTACTCTGATTCGCCCCGGAGAGAGAAGAGCCATGAAAACCTCTCTCCGACGCTTGCGAGGCGTGCTTCACAAACACGAATCTAAGGATCGGAGAGATCTTCGATTTCTCGTTCAGAAGGACGAGCTCGCCCAGGCTTCGCAGGTCTCCCAATcgtcatctctctctctctctctctctctctctctctattgtcTTCGTTTTGAATTAGTTTCCAATTTAGGGCTTAGTGAGAACGATAATAGCGAATGGTGATTGATTTCACGAGAAGTAGCTGTGTTAGGTTGTGGTGGTGATGGATCTGTAACAATGTGTAGTTTGtatgtgaattttttttgcCAGGAGGTTGAAGAGATGAGAGATTGCTATGATAGCTTGCTCTCTGCTGCGGCTGCTACTGCTAATAGCGCTTATGGTAAAATCCTTTTCTTCCTTAAATAACGTGTAGATGGTTGATTAGTAGATATAGCTCTAGAACTTTGCATTGTTGCATTCTCGTTTGGCTAGTTTAATAGTAGTGACCTTTAAGTTTAGCTCCTTT
It encodes:
- the LOC108855178 gene encoding uncharacterized protein LOC108855178, which codes for MKKIEMGQNNAEVYRVADKIEYVCDSFFRLAPTLKGDILFLSPPWGGPGYERSGDFKLNMIKPVEGRLLFETALTITKKIIMYLPKNTDRNELEELTYLTSPPLDIVIQENKIGSRIKAITVYYSEIIEDNTPGGKGKTSYFRQKIDEADLREGAKYKPPQRRR